AAAGGTAAAGTCATCCAGAGCAACACATTTTAGGAACAGAGCGACGGCATAATACAAAATACACAGGTGAATATCAAGATTTCTTTTTAAGCAGAGTACAGTGTCAGTGGGGAgttacagaaaacacactgggCAAGGAAAGCTAAGCTTGTCATGGTGAAAACAACCATTGCCTGTAAGTTacagaaagagcagagtgaCAGAAGAAGGCTGAATTAAGTTTAATCACTGCTATTTGAAGCTATCTTGATTAGACTGCAGGGATCAAGGCTGCATGATCAGACTGACTCACGCTAATTTTAGCACAACCACACTTATCTTACCTGTCCATGTCTTCTGTTCTGGGACCAAGTAATATTTATTCCCCAGATGATCTGTCCCGACGTGATTGCGTACTATTCCAAATGTACGCCGTAGAACGCCGGCAATCCTGCTCATTTTCACAGGAAAACCCGAGGGTtttggctgtgttttgtgtccctCGCtagctgtctgtcctctgtttaTGCAAGTGTTCGTGGTGTGGGAAGAGAACCAATAAACTGGTTTGTGATTGGACGGCTGTACTTGGCGAGCCAATCGCAGCATTCATCATAAAACAGACGTTACGTTCCAATATGGCggctctttgtgttgtgtttgtatgttgcTGCGAAGCTAGTTGAAATTATTGTAAGATAAACAATAAATTTTGAAAGCAGAGTACCCCCAATAAGTTATGGATAGCGCATTAAGCTATCGCGGAGCTTTGAGTACCATGTCATGCCTGGCTGGACGTCCAGAATTTCAGTCTGGCTTAGAAATTTCAGTGTCAGTAGCATGGTAGCTGTTGAGCTAGGTTAGCTAACTGTAACATATCTTGAATACTAGCCCTGCTCTAAAATTAAGATCTATTTTCTGGAAATTGAAACAATGCTGGGGTTTCTGGCAGCAAGACAGGCTGGTCTGGATGACCCTCTGCGACTGAGACGTGCAGAGTCAACGAGAAGGTGAGAGAATCAGAATCGGCTTTATGTGTGCACATCCAAGGAATTTGACTCcggtttaaacattgcactcagtgcaggaaaagatgaagagaacaGCTGACATGTCTGAATATGTGAGAAATTTTACTAGCCACAGATTGCAAATTTCACTCAATACATGACTTTTGTGCTAATCCAAATATCAAAAtttgttcattgttcattttcTATGGATTGGTTAACTGAGGTAACTTAAGTCAAATAaggctttcatttttttcatattttctcatttgcaATGCATGTATTTGTTGTCCGTTTCCTTTATTGTATCTTttccagtattttttttttaattgtattttttttttttttttggtaatctTCTCCTGCTGTAAAGGTTTAACATGAATTATCCAGTGTCCAGTGATACATagttcttcctctgtctgtttctctaaAGAGTCCTCGGTCTGAAGTTGAATCCTGACAGAGACGTGGACAGAATCCATGGAAATGGCATCAACACCATTGACATTGATGTAATAGAGGGCAGATAGTAAGTCCACTTAGTCCTAATTTGGTATTACTGGTTTAGAGATTTCTACATTAAACAATTATACTTTTAATCAGATTTAAAAAGCTCAAGGGCTGACAGTTTCTTGGAACAATCTTCCCATCACCTCAGACATTTCTGTGATAAGTCTTCACAGACAACTGCTGTCAGTCATACTTTGGTAGAAAATACTTAGAAAGTTGTGTTGGAGGAAGTCACATCAGTCTGTGAAGTCAACCCTCTCTGTTGTTTAGCATGTTGTCCGGTGGAGCAGATGGAGTGATCGTCGTTTATGACCTGGAGAACTTCAGTGGGAAACCACAGTACACCTGCAAGGCAGTTTGCACAGTAGGCAGGTGAGTGTTACTCTGTGTACTCATGTCGTCCACTAGAGGGTAGCACTACATCAAGTTCTCACAGTGCTATGTCCAAAGCTCTTTCACAGCCATGTCCTTGAGGACACATACAATACATCTTATTTTGTACACCTAAACGCATGGCTCTGATTCTGATGCAGTTCTAATTTGTGGCAATGTGACCACAGTCTGAACATTCACTCATGTCAGTCCATGAAACATCCGTCATGAAAACATGCACCCACATGGCTGAACAGGGCTACAAGAGAATGTGCCATGGAGGTTTGCTGTGTGAATATAGCTTTATTGTCTGCACAGGGAACATTACAttgcattacatttatttagttGTTGCTGATATCTAAAGTGACTTACAGTTAGCGCGTTGGACCATGAAGGTGGGTATCATTCTGATCACATTTTCGggcttcatttttttaatcaggtCGAGTCGGCACGTCCACAAATTCAGCGTTGAGACAGTCCAGTGGTATCCTTGTGACACAGGCATGTTTGTCTCCAGTTCCTTCGACAAGACCATGAAAGTCTGggacactgagacactgaaggTACAATTAGTTCccatgtgtgcagtgtgtaaaTTGGGATGAGCAAAATAAGAAAGACCTTTCATTATAATGCTGTCCAGTATAAACTTGGTCACAGTAGAGCAGAATCAACACATGAAATTATACACTAAACAGGTAACCTGGTGCATATGGAGAATGGTTCATTAAGtaactgacatttgttttcttataACTTCACtgccctttctctctttttgctcttttcactATCTCTTCCCGTCTCTTTCTTATTTTCTGCTTCATGCTTTCTACCTTTCTATGCCACATAGTCCCATATGGCAGCCCCTGAGCTGTGCTAGAGTTACACTGGCACCACGGTTACCTAAAAAGGTCAAggaagggacagaaaacaaccaccgccctttcatttgttttactctgtgtgtgtctgtctgtctcccacacaaacatacacagtcaTACctgttaaattatttattagacttgtgtttttccacattaatgTGTGCTTTGCATTGGTGTGTGCAcaatgtatttgtatgtgtggtATTTTTATGCAAACAGagcctcctctgtgtgtgtgtgtgtgcgcgcgcgtgctTGTTGGCTGAGTCCATGCCGGTGCtggcacacactgacagatgggGCACAGAGAGGCTTTTTATATTTGCTGAAGAATTTGCATTGTAACCGCCACTGCTGCTCGGGTGAGCTGCCTTCTGAGCTgctgccctccctctctgcttgcttttattttgacctaATTCATCCTCTAAACCCATTTCCAGCACTGTGGTGAGTTTATACAACAATTAGACTTTAAGGCCATGGCTTTATTGAAGGTCATGCTGTGTATTTTAGCATAAAATCAGGATGTTCATTCagcgtacacacacaaatatacataGCAATAAACATACAAATAGCTGAATTTCTGTCATAGCTCACTgaccctctctgtctgtccatctcttcAGCCTGCTGAGGTGTTTGAGTTTGAGGGCAATGTCTACAGTCACCACCTGTCCCCCATCGCCAGGAAGCACAGTCTtattgcaggtgtgtgtgaatgcagccaCAGTTTTTGCTGATCTCAGTGATGCAAAATAAACCAGCTGAAGAACCTGTTGATGTCACTGCGTGCTAAAAAAACATTGAACTTAAAACAAAAATCTCATTAGTTACCCTGTCAGTCAATCTGTTTCCCCAAGCAAGGTGCAGCATTTACCcccacagcacaacacagactCTGCCTTGTATCCCAGGTAGTTCAACATAGGTTCAGGTTCAGTGGCAGAtttctgtggagaaaaaaatgtaggAACTTAGATGCCATGTCAGCACGTCACCAGGCCGGATCAACAGGTTCCTCTTGCTTGCTGAGTATGAGCTCATGAATGCGCACGCAGGTGCTCTCTGTCATATTAACAAACACTCTTTTTGACACGCCTGCTTGGAAGGCAGACACAATTGCAATGTCTTTGTATGTattttgtgtctcagtgtgtccttCCATGTCAGTGGTGTTACAGATGCTTGTGAGACAAGTTAAAAACATCCCTGGAGTCTTGTATCTAACGAGAAAGACGATGTTAAGGAAATCTGTTCCTAAAAAGCAGCTCAGTAATTCTGCATAATTTGGGCTATTTAGAATTTATTGCCATTCTCATTTCACCCACTACCTTGCCCCCCTCCCCTGTACACATTCTGGGTGTGTTAGCTCACATTTATCAGAGgtttgtatgagtgtgttttcatatttaccACACCTTCTCTGTGAGAACCTGAGACTCCAGTTTTTTTACCCTGCTGGAGTACCTTTCCCCTTATACACATGCTGTAGCAGATTATACTCACATATTtgtaaaatgtgtcagtgttgatAAGTAGGAATGCAATATTGAAACGACAATTGAATGAAATGTTGGGAAGTTAGGATTGTATTTCCCCCTTTTCAGGGTTTTACCTAATGGTAGCCTTTTTAGTGTCCTCCCTcaattttctctcctttttcttgcattttcaGTTGGTACCAAAAACCCTAAAATCCAGCTGTGTGACCTGAGGTCTGGTTCACGGATTCATGTTCTTCAGGGTTAGTGGACTAgaccacaaatacacacacttatttttcctgctgtttttcctcacacacataaacaacaacTCTCCTCCTGTAGGTCACAGAGCAGAGGTCCTGTCTGTGCGCTGGTCGCCTAGATATGAGCACATCTTAGCCACTGCCAGGTAGGTGCTGTCAACTGCCAGGCTTTCTGTGGAGATTCACTCTAAAACCACCACCTATTTTGCCCTCAGAGCCACATTAAAGAATAA
This Chaetodon auriga isolate fChaAug3 chromosome 5, fChaAug3.hap1, whole genome shotgun sequence DNA region includes the following protein-coding sequences:
- the ercc8 gene encoding DNA excision repair protein ERCC-8 produces the protein MLGFLAARQAGLDDPLRLRRAESTRRVLGLKLNPDRDVDRIHGNGINTIDIDVIEGRYMLSGGADGVIVVYDLENFSGKPQYTCKAVCTVGRSSRHVHKFSVETVQWYPCDTGMFVSSSFDKTMKVWDTETLKPAEVFEFEGNVYSHHLSPIARKHSLIAVGTKNPKIQLCDLRSGSRIHVLQGHRAEVLSVRWSPRYEHILATASADSKVKVWDVRRASGSLLTLDQHNGDKSKASSEAVNTAHNGRVNGLCFTADGLHLLTTGTDDRMRLWNSATGENTLVNYGKVSNESRKRLQFTVSRGCSPEFVFVPCGSSVAVYALHTGELVTMLRGHYNNVDCCEFHPDYQELYSGGKDCNILAWVPVLRAADVEEESNCANKAAAGPSSVNPAFQDAWSSDED